A genome region from Anastrepha obliqua isolate idAnaObli1 chromosome 4, idAnaObli1_1.0, whole genome shotgun sequence includes the following:
- the LOC129244276 gene encoding low-density lipoprotein receptor-related protein 6, producing MGDPYGVPKHSIGTSQPFAAARKPNHHRQAHISPALSTAASTATSSFSSSSILPISASASPFIPTTLLFTTYHDIQVANITRPTGSPQIDVIVKDLTETMAIDFYYARNLICWADCGRELIECVNINSSMPLMKAPKQTVISAGLDKPEGLAIDWYTEKLYWTDGEKNRIEVATLNGKYQKVLFWTDLDQPRAIAVVPSKRLLIWTDWGEYPKIERASMDGDPLTRMTIVKDNIFWPNGLTVDLKNELIYWADGHLKFIDVMKLDGSNRRTVVGTLEYPYSVTYFNNRLFWTDWSKGGSLNTFDLKSHELRELIDTPEAPISVRTWDPSLQPFEDNPCLHNNGNCSHLCLLSTNAQGYSCACPTGVKLVSETNCANGSREMLFIVQRGQISKISLDTPDFTIFPLPLGKVKYAIAIDYDPVEEYIYWSDVEAYTIRRAHPDGTAMQDFVTSEVRHPDGLAVDWLARNLYWTDTITDRVEVCRLDGTARKVLIYEDLEEPRAIALAPSLGWMFWSDWNEKKPKVERASLDGSERVVLVSEDLGWPNGIALDIEAKTIYWCDGKTDKIEVANMDGSDRRVVISDNLKHLFGLSLLDDYLYWTDWQRRAIDRAHKITGNNRIVVVDQYPDLMGLKVTRLRDVKGSNSCAVRNGGCTQLCLNRPSDYVCRCSIEYELANDKKTCVIPEAFLLFSRQEHIGRISIDNNEGNHNDEKIPFKDVRDAHALDVDVADKRIYWTDQKSKCIYRAFLNGSFVQRIIDAGLICPEGIAVDWLAHNIYWTDSEARRIEVARLDGTSRRVLLWKGVEEPRSLVLEPKRGYMYWIESPSDSIRRAGMDGSELQTIISGANHATGLTLDPETRRLYWATQSRPTKIESADWDGKKRQVLINTDVDEPYAMSLYQDFVYWSDWNTGDIERVHKMTGQNRSLVHSGMTYIRSLLIFYQNRQTGSNPCKINNGGCSHLCLAQPTRRGMICACPTHYTLSKDNMSCLPPKNYIIYSQRNSFGRLLPNTSDCPNVPLPLSGKNIRAVEYDPISHNIYWVEGRSHSIKHSPANSTFVKVLVGSGSQPFDIALDVIGRLLFWTCSHSNSINVTRFDGDSIGVIDTGDSEKPRNIAVHAMKRLLFWTDVGSQQAIIRSRIDGAERVVLAFKLEGVTALAVDQQSDMVYYAHGKRIDSMDINGKNKKILVSTHISQVISLAAIQGFVYWLDDKTGVERITVNGDGRRPEMQRLPQITDIVAVWTPESKLFRNHTCLHSRTICSHICIASSEGRVRDICSCPKNLMLLEDRQNCGALPACGPDHFTCAAPVKGDGSSSDINKDCIPASWRCDGQSDCPDKSDEVGCPSCRPDQFSCQSGECIDKALVCDGTTNCANGHDEADCCKRPGEFQCPINKLCISATLLCDGWDHCADGADESAEMCSQANTRRMAPASDKKAFMILIFATIVIIFSIVYLLQVCRTRIGKSRNEPKDDQASDPLSPSTLSKSQRVSKIASVADAMRMSTLNSRNSINSYDRNHITGASSSTTNGSSMGAYPINPPPSPATRSRRPYRHYRIINQPPPPTPCSTDICDESDSNYTSKSNSNNSNGATKISSSSAVICMQYQYDSEPYPPPPTPRSHYHSDVRIVPESSCPPSPSSRSSTYFSPLPPPPSPVQSPSRGFT from the exons ATGGGCGACCCTTATGGAGTACCTAAGCACTCCATTGGCACATCCCAGCCTTTCGCAGCTGCACGCAAGCCCAACCACCACCGTCAGG caCACATATCGCCCGCATTGTCTACCGCTGCCTCAACCGCCACCTCCTCCTTTTCATCGTCTTCCATCTTGCCCATCAGCGCAAGCGCTTCACCATTTATACCTACAACACTACTCTTCACTACATATCATGACATACAAGTCGCGAATATCACACGTCCGACTGGTAGTCCGCAAATCGATGTCATCGTCAAAGATCTTACCGAAACGATGGCCATTGATTTCTATTATGCGCGTAATCTAATTTGCTGGGCCGACTGTGGTCGAGAACTCATCGAATGTGTGAACATTAATAGTTCGATGCCATTAATGAAAGCACCCAAACAAACTGTGATATCTGCGGGTCTCGATAAGCCCGAAGGACTCGCCATCGATTGGTATACGGAAAAGCTATATTGGACGGATGGCGAGAAAAACCGTATCGAAGTGGCGACGCTTAATGGCAAATATCAGAAGGTGCTCTTCTGGACGGATTTGGATCAACCGCGCGCTATTGCGGTGGTACCTTCGAAGCGTCTACTCATTTGGACCGATTGGGGTGAATATCCGAAAATTGAACGTGCCAGTATGGATGGTGATCCGTTGACACGTATGACTATTGTGAAAGATAACATTTTCTGGCCCAATGGCTTGACGGTGGACTTAAAGAATGAGCTCATCTATTGGGCGGACGGTCATTTGAAGTTTATCGATGTGATGAAATTGGATGGCAGCAATCGGCGCACAGTGGTTGGCACTTTGGAATATCCCTATAGTGTGACGTATTTCAACAACCGTCTCTTTTGGACCGACTGGTCGAAGGGCGGTTCATTAAATACATTCGATCTGAAGTCACATGAGTTGCGTGAGTTAATCGATACGCCGGAGGCTCCGATTTCCGTGCGCACTTGGGACCCTTCACTACAACCGTTCGAGGACAATCCATGCCTGCATAACAATGGTAACTGTTCGCACCTTTGTTTGCTTTCTACAAATGCACAGGGCTATAGCTGTGCCTGTCCGACGGGCGTGAAACTGGTATCGGAAACAAATTGCGCGAATGGCTCACGGGAAATGCTCTTCATCGTACAGCGCGGTCAGATTAGCAAAATTTCTTTGGACACACCAGACTTCACGATATTTCCATTGCCGCTGGGCAAAGTAAAGTATGCAATTGCGATCGACTATGATCCTGTGGAGGAGTATATCTACTGGTCTGATGTGGAGGCCTATACAATACGACGTGCGCATCCAGATGGTACAGCCATGCAAGACTTTGTTACGTCTGAAGTGCGGCATCCTGACGGACTGGCAGTTGATTGGCTAGCGCGAAACCTCTATTGGACCGACACAATAACTGATCGAGTGGAGGTATGTCGTTTGGATGGTACGGCGCGCAAAGTGTTGATCTACGAAGATCTGGAAGAGCCACGAGCCATTGCGCTGGCACCTTCACTTGGATGGATGTTTTGGAGTGACTGGAATGAAAAGAAACCAAAAGTGGAGCGCGCTTCTTTGGACGGTTCGGAGCGTGTGGTGCTTGTCTCCGAAGATCTTGGTTGGCCAAATGGTATTGCTTTGGATATTGAAGCGAAAACAATTTACTGGTGCGATGGTAAAACGGACAAGATAGAGGTGGCCAATATGGATGGCTCGGATAGACGTGTTGTTATAAGCGATAACCTGAAACATTTATTCGGTTTGAGTTTACTAGATGACTACCTCTATTGGACTGATTGGCAGCGACGCGCCATCGATCGCGCGCACAAAATCACTGGCAACAATCGAATAGTCGTCGTTGATCAATACCCCGATCTGATGGGTCTGAAAGTGACGCGGTTACGCGACGTTAAGGGTTCGAATTCATGCGCGGTACGCAACGGCGGTTGCACGCAACTTTGTCTCAATCGGCCAAGCGACTATGTCTGTCGATGTTCCATAGAGTACGAGCTGGCGAATGACAAGAAAACATGCGTCATACCCGAAGCATTTTTGCTGTTTTCGCGGCAGGAACACATCGGACGAATTTCGATTGACAACAACGAAGGTAATCATAATGATGAGAAGATTCCTTTTAAAGATGTGCGCGATGCACATGCGCTGGATGTGGATGTGGCAGACAAACGCATCTACTGGACTGATCAGAAGTCGAAATGTATTTACCGCGCCTTTTTGAATGGTTCCTTCGTGCAGCGCATCATCGATGCCGGACTCATTTGTCCCGAAGGTATAGCAGTTGATTGGTTGGCGCACAATATTTACTGGACCGACTCTGAAGCGCGACGCATTGAAGTTGCACGTTTGGATGGCACCAGTCGACGCGTGCTGCTCTGGAAAGGCGTAGAGGAGCCGCGTTCTTTAGTATTAGAGCCCAAACGTGGCTATATGTACTGGATCGAGTCGCCTTCGGATTCGATAAGACGTGCCGGCATGGATGGGTCCGAATTGCAGACAATAATTTCGGGTGCGAATCATGCGACTGGACTTACGTTAGATCCAGAAACGCGGCGTCTCTACTGGGCAACACAATCGCGACCCACAAAAATCGAATCTGCCGATTGGGATGGCAAGAAACGCCAGGTGCTGATCAACACCGATGTCGACGAGCCCTATGCAATGTCGCTCTATCAGGATTTTGTCTACTGGAGCGATTGGAATACGGGTGACATTGAACGAGTGCACAAGATGACCGGACAGAATCGCAGTCTTGTGCACAGCGGCATGACTTACATACGTTCGTTGCTGATATTCTACCAAAATCGTCAGACAGGCAGTAATCCATGTAAAATCAACAATGGTGGCTGTTCCCATTTGTGTTTGGCACAACCGACGCGTCGCGGTATGATTTGCGCCTGTCCAACGCACTACACTTTGTCCAAGGATAACATGTCCTGTCTACCACCCAAGAACTATATCATCTACAGCCAGCGTAATAGCTTTGGTCGTTTACTGCCGAACACGAGCGACTGCCCGAATGTGCCATTGCCGCTATCGGGCAAGAATATACGAGCGGTGGAATACGACCCGATTTCACATAACATTTACTGG GTGGAAGGACGTAGCCACAGCATCAAGCACTCACCCGCGAACAGCACTTTTGTGAAGGTTTTGGTAGGCTCGGGTTCGCAGCCCTTCGATATTGCATTGGATGTGATTGGTCGTCTACTGTTCTGGACCTGTTCACATTCGAACAGCATCAATGTGACGAG ATTCGACGGTGATTCCATAGGTGTCATAGATACAGGCGACTCGGAGAAACCGCGCAACATTGCCGTGCACGCCATGAAGCGTCTGTTGTTTTGGACCGATGTGGGTAGTCAGCAAGCCATCATACGTTCGCGCATCGACGGCGCTGAGCGTGTAGTGCTTGCTTTTAAGCTGGAAGGAGTCACAGCGCTTGCAGTGGATCAACAAAGTGACATGGTTTACTATGCGCATGGCAAGCGCATTGATTCGATGGACATAAATGGCAAAAATAA GAAAATTCTCGTTTCCACGCACATTTCGCAAGTCATCTCGCTCGCCGCAATTCAAGGTTTCGTCTATTGGCTGGACGATAAAACTGGTGTGGAGCGCATAACCGTAAACGGTGATGGTCGTCGCCCTGAAATGCAACGCCTACCACAAATAACTGACATTGTGGCCGTTTGGACGCCCGAGTCGAAACTATTTCGCAATCATACTTGTCTACACAGTCGCACCATATGCTCGCATATTTGTATTGCTTCATCGGAGGGACGCGTACGTGATATCTGCTCTTGTCCGAAGAATCTTATGTTGCTTGAGGACAGACAGAATTGTGGCGCCTTACCTGCTTGCGGGCCGGATCATTTCACTTGTGCGGCGCCTGTTAAGGGCGATGGCTCTAGCAGTGATATCAATAAAGATTGTATACCAGCATCATGGCGTTGCGATGGCCAGAGTGATTGTCCCGATAAATCGGATGAAGTGGGCTGTCCCTCATGTCGACCCGATCAGTTTAGCTGTCAGTCGGGCGAATGCATCGATAAGGCGCTGGTGTGTGACGGCACTACGAATTGTGCAAATGGTCATGATGAGGCGGACTGCTGCAAGCGGCCGGGCGAGTTTCAGTGTCCCATCAATAAG CTCTGCATCTCGGCCACACTACTGTGCGACGGTTGGGATCACTGCGCCGATGGTGCTGACGAATCGGCCGAAATGTGCTCACAAGCGAATACCCGTCGCATGGCGCCCGCCTCGGATAAGAAGGCCTTCATGATTCTCATCTTTGCCACCATCGTCATTATCTTCTCCATTGTCTATCTGCTACAGGTCTGTCGCACACGTATCGGCAAAAGTCGCAACGAACCCAAAGACGATCAGGCATCTGATCCCCTTTCGCCGTCGACACTCTCTAAATCACAGCGTGTTTCGAAAATCGCCTCAGTTGCCGATGCGATGCGCATGTCCACATTGAATTCGCGCAACAGCATCAATTCTTATGATCGCAATCACATCACTGGCGCCTCCAGTTCCACCACGAATGGCAGCAGCATGGGCGCCTACCCCATCAATCCGCCACCCTCGCCTGCGACGCGCTCGCGGCGTCCCTATCGTCATTATCGCATCATTAATCAACCACCGCCGCCGACGCCCTGTTCGACGGACATTTGCGATGAGTCCGATTCGAATTATACCAGCAAATCGAACAGCAATAACAGCAATGGCGCCACCAAAATTTCCTCATCGTCAGCGGTGATTTGCATGCAATATCAATATGATAGTGAACCATATCCACCACCGCCAACGCCACGCTCGCACTACCACAGCGATGTGCGAATAGTGCCGGAATCGTCGTGTCCGCCATCACCATCATCGCGTTCATCGACGTATTTCTCACCGCTGCCGCCGCCACCATCGCCTGTGCAATCACCCAGTCGTGGTTTCACGTAA